One genomic segment of Hydra vulgaris chromosome 14, alternate assembly HydraT2T_AEP includes these proteins:
- the LOC100205803 gene encoding isochorismatase domain-containing protein 2, with protein sequence MSAQIRHVGKLSLESTAFLLCDIQEKFRSSIQYFSEICVVAQRLVTAANLLDIPVVGTEQYPKGLGHIVEEIDTSKMKVFEKTKFSMSLPEVHSYLEEVRPNLKSVVLFGIEAHICVMQTALDLLEKNYEVHIVVDCSSSRTMTDRLFGFERIRQSGGFITTSEAVLFMLLQDAKHPKFREVQKLVMESAPFQALVPKV encoded by the coding sequence ATGTCTGCACAAATACGTCATGTTGGAAAGCTTTCTTTAGAAAGCACTGCATTTTTGCTCTGTGATATTCAAGAAAAGTTTCGCTCATCAATTCAATACTTTTCTGAAATTTGTGTAGTTGCTCAACGTCTTGTTACAGCTGCAAATCTGCTGGATATACCCGTTGTGGGAACAGAGCAGTATCCAAAAGGGTTGGGACATATTGTTGAAGAAATAGACACCTCTAAAATGAAGGTTTTTGAAAAGACGAAGTTTTCTATGTCACTCCCTGAAGTCCACAGCTACTTGGAAGAAGTGAGACCTAATTTGAAGTCAGTGGTTTTGTTTGGTATTGAAGCTCATATTTGCGTTATGCAGACCGCTTTAGATTTGTTAGAAAAAAACTATGAAGTTCATATTGTTGTTGATTGTTCTTCATCTCGTACTATGACTGATAGGTTATTTGGATTTGAAAGAATTCGTCAATCAGGTGGTTTTATAACAACAAGTGAAGCAGTGCTGTTTATGTTACTGCAAGATGCTAAACATCCCAAATTTCGAGAAGTTCAAAAATTAGTTATGGAGTCTGCTCCATTTCAAGCCTTGGTTCCAAAAGTTTGa